The nucleotide sequence ACGCGCGGGCGATCGACGGAACCTATGTGCCGGGCGACGCCGTCCGAGGGCACGCCCCGGGGCAGGACGACACGGCCGACCCCCGGGATTCCTCCCCTTTTGTTCCCAAATCCGTGGTCGTGTACGACGACTTCGACTGGTCCGAGGACCGCCGCCCGAAGATCCCGTGGGCCGAGACCGTCATCTACGAGCTGCACGTCAAGGGGTTCACCGCACGCCACCCCGGCGTTCCCGAGCACCTGCGCGGCACGTACGCGGGCCTGGCGCACCCCGCCGCGATCGACCACCTCGTCCGCCTCGGCATCACGGCCGTCGAACTGCTGCCCGTGCACCACTTCGTCTCCGAGGAACACCTGCTGCGCCGCCGGTCCGCCAACTACTGGGGCTACAACTCGATCGGCTACTTCGCGCCGCACTCCGGCTACGCCTCGTCCGGCGGTCGCGGCGGCCAGGTCCACGAGTTCCGGGACATGGTCCGCGCGCTCCACGACGCCGGGATCGAGGTGATCCTCGACGTCGTCTACAACCACACCGGCGAGAGCGGACCGAGCGGCCCGACCCTGTGCTTTCGCGGGATCGACAACGCCGGCTACTACCGGCTGCGCGACGGCGGTCGCGACTACACCGACTACACCGGGTGCGGCAACACGCTCAATGTCGTGCAACCGCACGTCCTGCAGCTGATCACCGATTCGCTGCGCTACTGGGTGACCGAGATGGGCGTCGACGGCTTCCGCTTCGACCTCGCCGCCGCCCTCGCCCGGTCGATGCACGACGTCGACAAGCTCTCGTCGTTCCTGACCGTCATCGGCCAGGACCCGGTGCTCTCCCGCGTGAAGCTGATCGCGGAGCCCTGGGACGTCGGCGAGGGCGGCTACCAGGTCGGCGCCTTCCCGCCGCTGTGGACGGAGTGGAACGACCGCTACCGCGACACCGTCCGCGACTTCTGGCGCGGTGCCCGCACCGACGTACGCGATCTCGCGTACCGGCTGTCCGGGTCCTCCGACCTCTACCAGCAGGACGGACGGCACCCCTACGCCTCGATCAACTACGTCACCGCGCACGACGGGTTCACGCTGCGCGACCTGGTGTCGTACAACGGCAAGCACAACGAGGCGAACGGCGAGGACAACCGCGACGGAACGCACGACAACCGCTCCTGGAACTGCGGCCACGAAGGCGAGACGTCCGACCCGGACGTCACCCTCCTCCGCCGCCGCCAACTCCGCAACATGCTCACCACGCTCCTGCTGTCGACCGGCGTTCCGATGCTCGTCGCCGGCGACGAGATGGGCCGCACGCAACAGGGCAACAACAACGCGTACTGCCAGGACAACGAGGTCAGCTGGCTGGACTGGTCGGCGCTGCGCGACCCGCAGTGGCGCCCCCTGCTCGACCTCACGTCGCGCCTGATCCACCTGCGCCGCGCCCACCCGGTCCTGTGCCGCCGCGCCTTCTTCTCCGGACGCCCGTCGTTCCCCGACGGCCTCCGGGACCTGGCCTGGTTCACCCCGACCGGTCGGGAGATGACCGAACGCGACTGGTTCGCACCGACCGCGACCCTGGGGATGTACCTCTCCGGCCTCGACATCCGCCAACGCGGCCCCCGGGGCGAACGCATCGTCGACGACAGCTTCCTCGTCATCCTCCACGCCGGCCCCGACGCGATCCGCTTCACCCTCCCCGACGAACCCTGGGCGCACTCCTACGAAATCGTCCTCGACACCGCCCTGGACACCGCGTCCTTCTCCCGGTTCGCGGAGCAGCCCACGGCCGGCACCGCGCTCCCGGTCGCGGGACGCTCCGCCGTCCTCCTCCGCGTCGAACACGCCGTCTGGGCGCCGACCTGACCCGAGGGCGGACGGGACCGGTTGTTCGTGTGGCGGTCCACCGTCGTATACGTGCTTGTCGGGGGCGTGGGGCAGGGTCGGGAGAAGGGATGTCACTCTGGTAGGGCCTGTGGCCCCGAGCGAATGGAGTCTGACGCCGATGACTGCGCCCACGCCGATCCTGACCAGCGCCCCGAACTTCCGGGACGCCGGTGGGCACGCGACCGCCGACGGCCGCAAGGTGCGTTCGGGGCTGGTGTTCCGGTCGGATGGGCTCGCGGCCTTGGACACGGCGGATACGGACACGTTCCGGCAGCTGCGCATCGGTGTGGTCTTCGACCTGCGCTCGGAGCACGAGCGCGACCGGGAGCCGGACCTCCTGCCGGCCGGCGTGGAGCATGTTGTCGCGGATGTCATGGGGCACTCCAACAACGACCTGTTCGGTGACATTTTCGCCGACCCGAAGCGGGCCGGTGAGCTGATGGGCGGCGATGCGGGGATCGAACTGATGAGCGAGGTCTACCGGCGCTTCGTCACGACCGACCTCGCGCACGCGGCGTACCGCACGGTGTTCACGCGGCTCGCCGAGACCGAGGATCCGGCCGTCTTCCACTGCTCGCAGGGCAAGGACCGGACGGGCTGGACCTCGGCCGTGCTGCTGACGCTGCTGGGGGTGCCGCGCGAGGTGATCCTGGAGGACTACCTCGACAGCGCGAACCACCTGCGGGCCAAGAACGAACAGTTCCTCGAGGCCAACGCCCAGCGCGGTTTCGACCCCGCCCACCTGCGCCCGATCTTCGCCGTCCGCCCCGAATACCTCGACACGGCGTTCGGCACGGCGGAGGAGCGGTACGGCTCGGTCGAGGCGTACGTCCGGGAGGGCATGGGTGTCTCGCCCGTCGCGATCGAGGCGCTTCGCGTACGGCTTCTGGAGTCCTGAGCCGGAGCGGGCCACAGCCCCGGGCAGGGGCCCTGAGCCCACGTCAGATCGGGTGCACGGCCAGCGCCAGGTGTTCCCGGGGGCGGGCGCGGGCCTCGCGGAGGGCGTCGCGGAGCCGCCGGACGACCTCGGCGCCCGCGTCGCGAATCTGGCGCGGCAGCACCGATACGACGGTGAGCCCGGCCGCGCGCATCAGCCGGGCGCGCTCCTCGGTGCGCGCCCGGTCCGCGCCGAACCCGTGGTGGCTGACGGAGTCGACCTCCACCGCGACGGCCTCGTCCGCCCACAGGCCGTCCGGCGAGCACAGGAACGCGCCGTCGAGCCGGTACACCCTCGGGTTCCACAGCGGCTCGGGCAACTCCGAGGCCCGGACCAGCACCCGGAGGTCGGCCTCCGGCAACGACCGCACCCCGGCGGCCACTTCGTCGACGATCGCGCGCATCCGGCGGCGCAGGCGGCGTGGCCCGCCCTCGCACTCCGCACGCAACTCGGCGACGTCGCACAGCCGTTGCTGGACGACCGCGAGAGCCGTGGCCCTGGCCTGCCGCCGCCCGAGATGCCCCGCCCCGGCGAGGAGCCGTCGGCAGGCGTCGACCGCGGCCCGCGCGTGCGGTGCCCTCGGCGGCGCCCGCAGCGGCAACGGCTCGGGCAGGCGCGCGGTGCGCTCGAAGACCACGGCGGGCGGCGGCTTGGCGGTGCAGCGGCGCGGCACCAGCACGTGGATGTCGGCACCGTGGCGGACGCCGGTGGCGTCCGCGAGTTCGAGGGCGGTCAGCCCCGTCGCCAGCGCTCCCCCGCCGGCGTGCAGGAGCGCGGCGACGACGGACTGCCGACGGGTGGGCCGCGACGACGCGAGCACGACGACGTTCGGCGCGACGCGCAGCCATGTGCCCTGGCGGACGTACCGACGCCGCTTGTCGTCCGAGACGCCGCCGCGCCGTAACTGACGGATCGTCGCGACCCCGCTCTGGCGTCGGACGACCTCGTCGAGCCAGGCCGGTCCGCGCACGGGAACGGGCAGCCCCAACGGGAGCGGGATCAGGAACGGGTCGTGCGAGTCATGGGTGTCCATGCCCGCAACGGTAGGCACGGCCGCCCGGCGCCCACGACCAAAATCCGTCCGACCAGGGCCAATTCGTTCGAATGAGCGTAGACCATGTTCGAACGAACAATCGTTCGAGAACAACCGTCCCGCCGCGGCGGCGATAAGGTTTGCCTCAGGATCGCCCTCAGGAGGGCGCCGCCCGGCACCGCCGCCACTGCCGGGAACCGCGCCGCGTCGGCGGGCATCCCCGTACAAGGGACGCCGGGCACGCGGCCGAGGGCTGCGGAGGCCCCGTCTCCGCCGAGGGCGGAAGACCGCGCGGGTGTGGTGCCGAGGACGACCCCGGGGCCCTGATCCGGGTCGGCTTCCTGCGGTACCGTCCGTCTTCAGGGCTGTGAGGGGGCCGACTCGTGATCCAAGCGCTGCGTTCGGGCGATCCGGACGAAGTCGGCGGCTACCGGGTGATCGCCCGTCTCGGCGCGGGCGGCATGGGTCAGGTGTTCCTCGGACGCTCGGCCAGCGGGCGCCTCGTCGCCGTCAAAGTGGTGCGCGCCGAGCTCTCGGACGACCCCGACTTCCGCACCCGTTTCCGGCGCGAGGTCGACGCGTCCCGCCGCGTCAGCGCGTTCCACACGGCCGCCGTCGTCGCCGCCGACGCGAACGCGACGCCCGCGTGGATGGTCACCGAGTACATCCCCGGCCCCTCCGTCGAGGAGGCCGTCCGCCGCCACGGGCCGTTCCCCGTGGCCGCGTTGCGCGTGCTGGGAGCCGGTCTGGCGGAGGCCCTGGAGGCCATTCACGCCTGCGGGCTGATCCACCGGGACCTCAAGCCGTCCAACATCCTCCTCGCCGAGGACGGCCCGCGCGTCATCGACTTCGGCATCGTGCGCGCCACGGAAGGGGCCACCGTCACCCAGACCGGCTACATGGTCGGGTCGGTCGGCTTCCTGTCCCCCGAGCAGCTGAACTCCGAGCGGGTCTCCCCCGCCGCGGACGTCTTCGCGCTCGGCGCGGTGCTGTGTTCGGCGGCCGGCCTCTCGCCCTTCGGCGGCGGATCGGCGCAGGCGATGCTCTACCGCGTCGTGCACACGCAGGCCAACCTCCAGGGCCTGCCGGACGAACTGCGCGACATCGTCGCCGCGTGTCTCGCGAAGGACCCCGGGGCCCGCCCCCGCCCGGCGGAGCTGCTGGACCTGCTGTCGACTCCGGGCCCCAGCATGCACTGGCTGCCGGAAGGCGTCGTGTCGTCGATCGCGGAGCGCCGCGAACACGCGCACCAGGTCGCGCTGCTGGCGTTGACCGACGTCACGGCGGACGACGTACGGCTCTCCCCGTTCGCACCGGGGGCGCACGCACCGCCGTCGGAGCCGTCCCTCCCCGACTCCGAGGCTTCCGCGAAGCCGGCGTGGATGGCCGCGATCACCGGGATCACCGACGCCACCGCGTTCACCGGCACCGGGGCGCCGCACGCCGGGGCGCCGGACACCACGGGGTTCACCGGCGTCACGGCCGGCGGCCCGGTCGACGCGACGGACGCCGACCACACCGGAGCCCCGACGGACGACGCGACCGAGAACGACGCCTCCGCCGTCCCGACGCCCGACTCCGCCCCCGGTGCCCGCGGCGGATCCCCGGCGCACAGCGGATCGGGGCCATCGCCCGGTCTCTTCCCTCCGCACCCGGTCGACTCCGGCGCCGTGTCGCCGTACGCCGCGCCCCAGCCGCCGTACCCGGGAAGCGGCCCGGGCCGCTTCCCGCCTCCCGGCGGTTCCGGGGGCGCGTACCCGACCCCCTATCCCTTCGCCCCGCCCCCGCCCGCGAGCCCGAGCATGTCCTCGGGCACCCCGCTCGTCCCGTGGTCGACTCCCTACGGCGCCCCCCTGATGCCGCTCCAGCCGGCCACCCCGCCGCACGGCGCGCGGCTCGACCGGCTCCCCGGCGGCCGGCGCGTGTGGCTCCCCGCGATCATCGTGACCGTGCTCGCGGTGCTCGCCGGGGCCGGGATCGCGGTGGCGCGGATGATGGCCGACGACGGCGGCCGGGCGCACCAGACCAGCGGTCCCCCGCCGACGAGTGCCGCGCCGCGCAAGGGCGGCACGCTCACGGTGTCGATCAACTCCGACTCGGCGACACTCGACCCGTTCTCGACGTTCTACACCGCATACGGCGACGGCCAGCGCATGGCCGCGCTCTACGACCCGCTGGTCGTTTTCGTCCAGTCGACGGGCAAAGTCGAACCCCACCTGGCGAAGTCGCTCACGTCGACGCCGGACGGCTACACGTGGTCGCTGGAACTGCGCCCGAACGTCCGGTTCTCCGACGGCACGCCGTTCGACGCCGAGGCGGTCAAGTTCAACTGGCAGCGGCACGGCGACCCGTCGGTGAAGTCGGCCCACGCCAACGCCGTCCGAGGGCTCACGATGCGGGTGGTGAGCCCCACGCGGCTCGACATCACGCTGCCGTACCCGGACAAGACGTTCGACCACCTGATCGCCGACGAACTGACGTACATCGGATCGCCGACCGCGATCCGCGCGAACCCCCAGGGCTTCGCGAAACAGCCGATCGGCGCGGGCCCGTTCAAACTGGAGAGCTGGACCAAGGGCGAGAAGCAGGTGTTCGTCCGCAACCCCGACTACTGGCAGGGCCCCGACCTGCCGCTGCTGGACTCGCTGGTGTTCCGGGTCGAGACGCAGCAGCCGGTCGCGCCGGTCATCGACGGCAGCGCCGACGTCAACTTCCAGAGCGCGCTGCGCGACCTCCAGCAGGCCCGCTCCGCCGGCCTCGAACTGACCCCGAGCGTCAACACGGGCGGTGTGCTGCTGGGCTTCAACTCCGCCGAGCCGCCGTTCGACGACGCCCGGGCACGCCGCGCGGTCGCCCTGGCCCTGGACCCCAAGGCCCTGGCCGAGGAGGCCGGCGTGACGACGACACCCACGCGCACGGTCGTCCCCTCGACGTCGCCGCTGCGGACGGACGCCCTGCCGCAGCAGCCGGCCCCCGACACCGCGAAGGCGCAGAAGCTGTTCGACGAGCTGGCGGCCGAAGGCACCCCGGTGTCGTTCAAGGTGTCGGCGCTCGAAGGCGAGCGGCGGATCATGGAGGGCATCAGGACCCAGCTGTCGAAGTTCGGCAACGTGACCATGGACTTCGACCTGCTCAGCTCCTCGGATTTCAACACGCGGTTCGCGCACCGCGACTTCGAGGCGATCTGGGGATACGAGGCGGGCGCCGACCTGGACACCTGGCTCTTCGCCCTCACCCGCAGCGGCTACGACGCGAACTACCTCGGCTACCGCAACACGGCGGTCGACCGGGCCTGGGACAACGTGCGCTCCGCGGCGACCGACCAGCAGAAGACGGCGGCGTACACGGCCATCCTGCGCGAGCTCGCGGACGATCCGCCGTGGTGGCTCTTCGCCGAGATCTCGGTGTACGCCGTGCACCGCAAGGGGACTGTGTCGGGTCTCGACGGGGCATACGCCGACGGCATATTGCGCTGGGAACGGGTGGGCAAGACCTGACGGCACGTCAACCGATCGGCGCCGCCGGGTACCCGTACGTTCCACGCGCCGGCTGGTTAGACTCGCGGTCATTGCGCGACGGGGAGGGATCACGCGGGTGGGGAAGCCTCGGGCCGACAAGGACGACGACTGGGACAACTGGCGCCTGCGGCTGGCGGACTACGGCATCGGCATCCTGATCGCGCTGATCCTGACTCCGGCCTTGGTCTTCGGCGTCCTGCTGGCCGTTTCGGAGACCTTCCGCGACTACGTGCTGCCCTGACGGCCGGCGGAGGACCGCCGCACGCCGTCGGGAACCACGACCACCGGGCCCATGCCCACCGGAACCCGACGTTCCCGACAAGCCCCCTGTCACCTGGGGCGATTCGTCAGTAAAGTGACGGCCGGTATCGCTGCTGACGACATGAGTCGGGGGACTTGTCATGGCCGATCGACCGCCGGGCCACGCACCGGCGCCCACAGCGGCTCCCACGCCCGCGCCCACACCGGCCCCCGGGCCGTCGCCCGCGCCGACCGGCTCGGCGCCGACCACTCCGGCGTCCCCGCCGGCCACGACCCCCTCGCCGGAGCCCGGGGTCAACCCGTACCCGGTGCTCCCCGGCATGCTGCCGGGCATCGACCCGGCCCGCGCGGGCAAGTACACCGTCAGCCCCCAGTTGCTGATGCCCGCCGCCGCCGGCGCGGACGTGAACGCCGACGCGGTCCAGGGGCTCTGCACGGGCCTCATGCTCGGCCCGCCCGCCGGACTGCCCGGATTCGAGACGGGATGGCAGGCCGGTGCCCTGGCCGACGCGTGGTCGCGTGAGCTGGGAGCCCTCGCGTCGGCCCTCCGCACGTGCGCCGGCAAAATCCGGGACACCACGCGGGCGTACTTGGAGGCCGAGGCCCGCAACGCGGCCGACCTGCGCTGATGGTCACGTTCGACGAACTGAAGGACGCCCGGTTCGAGTCGCTTCGCACACACGCCGACGCCTGGTCCCGCACGATGCGCCGACTCGACGACGTGGCACGGGACTTCGAGCTGGGGGTGTGCGGCGCGACGGAAAGCGCGGGCTGGCGGGGCGACGCGGCGGGGCTGGCGAACCCCGAACTGGAGGCCGCTTTGCGCCGGATCCGCATCGCCGCCCTGGAGGCCCGCGGCGTCGCCGCCGAACTCGACTTCGCCGCCGAGGCGTTGCGCGGGGCGCAGACGCGGCTGTTCGGCGAACTGCACCTCGCCCTGACCGACGGCGTGCAGGTCGTCGGCGAGGGAACCGCCTTCCGCGTCGCCGAGGCCGCACCCCCCACCGGCCCGCGCGACGACCTCGAAATCACCGCGGTCCAGGCCAAACTCGACGGCTACATGCGGCGCCTCCAGGCCATACTCAACGAGGCGACCGCCGCCGACAGCAGGCACGCGGCGGCCCTCGCCGGGCTCTGGCCGGGCGCGGTCGCCCGCGGCGACGAGGCCGCGCTGAACCACGCGCGCGAAGACCTGCGGCACACGTTCGAGGCGATGGCCCCGGCCGCGACCGCGCAGTGGTGGACCGCGCTGACGGACGCCCAACGGCAGGCGTACCTCGACGACTTCCCCCACGAGATCGGGTCGATGGACGGCCTGCCCGCGAGCGTACGCGACCGCGCCAACCAGACCGCCCTCAACGCACGGCTCGCCGAACTCGGGCCCCTCGTCCACGGCGGTACCGCGACGACGACGCAGAAGCACGAGTGGGACAACCTGGACAAGGTCCGGCAGGTGATGGCGCTGAACCCGACCCGGGGCCCCGAAGAGCAGTTGATGCTGCTCAAGTTCACGTCCGAGTACCGCGACGGCGGGGCGATCGTGGCGGTCGGGAATCCCGACACCGCGCGGAACACCGTCGTCATGGTCCCCGGCGCCAACACCACCGTGTCCGGCAAGCTGGACGAGCAGGTCAGACGGGCCACCGTGCTGCAACGCGCGGCGAACAACGTCACACGGACCCCGGGCGACGCCGCCGCCGTCGTCTGGCTCGACTACGACGCGCCCGAGATAGCGCCGACCGCGTTCGGCAGCGCCGCCGGAACCGGCCGGGCCCAGGAAGGCGCGGCGCGCCTCGGCCGGTTCGCCGAGGGAGCGCGCGCGGCCGGACCGGCGAACCAGCACCTGACCGTGAGCGGGCACAGCTACGGCTCGCTGGTCGTCGGCTACGCGGCCCGCGACAAGGACGGGCTGCCCGCGGACGACGTCGTCCTCGTCGGCAGCCCCGGCGTCCGCGTCGGCGCCGCCGAGGACCTGCACCTCGACCCCGGGCACGTGTGGGTGGGGCTCGCCGAGGACGACGTGGTCGCCCCCGTCGGCGGTTTCGTCCACGGCCCCCTGCCGAGCGAATCCTCCTTCGGCGCACAGGTGTTCCCCACCAACGACGGCGGGCACTTCAGTTATTGGGACATGAAATGGGTCGACGGCGCATGGGTCCCGGACACCAGTCTCCAGAGCCAGGCCGACATCGTGATGGGGAAGGAACCGTAGCGCGCCCCCGGCGACTGCGGCGCTGCCTCGTCGCGGTCGTCTCGGCGACGGCGCTGTTCTTCGGCTATGTGGTGGTGGTGACGACGTTGTTTCCGGCGGACACACCCGTCGTGACGGGCGCGCGGACCCGCGAGGACGCGTATCAAATGATGCGGCGGTTCCTGCTCGCGTCCGGCGCGACCGAGCCGGACGACTACATCACGATCCACCATCTTCCCTGCGACGGCCCGTCGGGCCCGCGCCAATCCTCCGACGGCTACTACTACTCCATGGTCATGGGCGGCTTCCGGGCCGTCGGCGACGACACGCACGAGGCGTTCGCACGCATGCGCGAGCACGCGCGGGCGAGCGGCTTCACGATCGGCACCTACCGCAACCCCGCGTCCGCTCCGCCCGACGACCGGATCAAGAGCTGGACCATGACCGGCGGCACGTCGGAGCACCACGGCATCGGCTTCTCGATCTTCACCGTGAGCCCGCAGACCCACGTCGCCATCTGGGTCACCAGCACCTGCC is from Yinghuangia sp. ASG 101 and encodes:
- the glgX gene encoding glycogen debranching protein GlgX; translation: MAYQGESTTHGPDRNGSRPDAPAPDSPLGSLRTPPNGRVDPPWPGRRLPLGARYEGNGTNFALWAGGAEAVDLCLFEDGPNGTLRETRLPLTDQTFHVWHGFVPGVGPGQRYGFRVHGPWEPWRGARWNPAKLLLDPYARAIDGTYVPGDAVRGHAPGQDDTADPRDSSPFVPKSVVVYDDFDWSEDRRPKIPWAETVIYELHVKGFTARHPGVPEHLRGTYAGLAHPAAIDHLVRLGITAVELLPVHHFVSEEHLLRRRSANYWGYNSIGYFAPHSGYASSGGRGGQVHEFRDMVRALHDAGIEVILDVVYNHTGESGPSGPTLCFRGIDNAGYYRLRDGGRDYTDYTGCGNTLNVVQPHVLQLITDSLRYWVTEMGVDGFRFDLAAALARSMHDVDKLSSFLTVIGQDPVLSRVKLIAEPWDVGEGGYQVGAFPPLWTEWNDRYRDTVRDFWRGARTDVRDLAYRLSGSSDLYQQDGRHPYASINYVTAHDGFTLRDLVSYNGKHNEANGEDNRDGTHDNRSWNCGHEGETSDPDVTLLRRRQLRNMLTTLLLSTGVPMLVAGDEMGRTQQGNNNAYCQDNEVSWLDWSALRDPQWRPLLDLTSRLIHLRRAHPVLCRRAFFSGRPSFPDGLRDLAWFTPTGREMTERDWFAPTATLGMYLSGLDIRQRGPRGERIVDDSFLVILHAGPDAIRFTLPDEPWAHSYEIVLDTALDTASFSRFAEQPTAGTALPVAGRSAVLLRVEHAVWAPT
- a CDS encoding tyrosine-protein phosphatase, which translates into the protein MTAPTPILTSAPNFRDAGGHATADGRKVRSGLVFRSDGLAALDTADTDTFRQLRIGVVFDLRSEHERDREPDLLPAGVEHVVADVMGHSNNDLFGDIFADPKRAGELMGGDAGIELMSEVYRRFVTTDLAHAAYRTVFTRLAETEDPAVFHCSQGKDRTGWTSAVLLTLLGVPREVILEDYLDSANHLRAKNEQFLEANAQRGFDPAHLRPIFAVRPEYLDTAFGTAEERYGSVEAYVREGMGVSPVAIEALRVRLLES
- a CDS encoding ABC transporter substrate-binding protein, which gives rise to MIQALRSGDPDEVGGYRVIARLGAGGMGQVFLGRSASGRLVAVKVVRAELSDDPDFRTRFRREVDASRRVSAFHTAAVVAADANATPAWMVTEYIPGPSVEEAVRRHGPFPVAALRVLGAGLAEALEAIHACGLIHRDLKPSNILLAEDGPRVIDFGIVRATEGATVTQTGYMVGSVGFLSPEQLNSERVSPAADVFALGAVLCSAAGLSPFGGGSAQAMLYRVVHTQANLQGLPDELRDIVAACLAKDPGARPRPAELLDLLSTPGPSMHWLPEGVVSSIAERREHAHQVALLALTDVTADDVRLSPFAPGAHAPPSEPSLPDSEASAKPAWMAAITGITDATAFTGTGAPHAGAPDTTGFTGVTAGGPVDATDADHTGAPTDDATENDASAVPTPDSAPGARGGSPAHSGSGPSPGLFPPHPVDSGAVSPYAAPQPPYPGSGPGRFPPPGGSGGAYPTPYPFAPPPPASPSMSSGTPLVPWSTPYGAPLMPLQPATPPHGARLDRLPGGRRVWLPAIIVTVLAVLAGAGIAVARMMADDGGRAHQTSGPPPTSAAPRKGGTLTVSINSDSATLDPFSTFYTAYGDGQRMAALYDPLVVFVQSTGKVEPHLAKSLTSTPDGYTWSLELRPNVRFSDGTPFDAEAVKFNWQRHGDPSVKSAHANAVRGLTMRVVSPTRLDITLPYPDKTFDHLIADELTYIGSPTAIRANPQGFAKQPIGAGPFKLESWTKGEKQVFVRNPDYWQGPDLPLLDSLVFRVETQQPVAPVIDGSADVNFQSALRDLQQARSAGLELTPSVNTGGVLLGFNSAEPPFDDARARRAVALALDPKALAEEAGVTTTPTRTVVPSTSPLRTDALPQQPAPDTAKAQKLFDELAAEGTPVSFKVSALEGERRIMEGIRTQLSKFGNVTMDFDLLSSSDFNTRFAHRDFEAIWGYEAGADLDTWLFALTRSGYDANYLGYRNTAVDRAWDNVRSAATDQQKTAAYTAILRELADDPPWWLFAEISVYAVHRKGTVSGLDGAYADGILRWERVGKT
- a CDS encoding alpha/beta hydrolase — protein: MVTFDELKDARFESLRTHADAWSRTMRRLDDVARDFELGVCGATESAGWRGDAAGLANPELEAALRRIRIAALEARGVAAELDFAAEALRGAQTRLFGELHLALTDGVQVVGEGTAFRVAEAAPPTGPRDDLEITAVQAKLDGYMRRLQAILNEATAADSRHAAALAGLWPGAVARGDEAALNHAREDLRHTFEAMAPAATAQWWTALTDAQRQAYLDDFPHEIGSMDGLPASVRDRANQTALNARLAELGPLVHGGTATTTQKHEWDNLDKVRQVMALNPTRGPEEQLMLLKFTSEYRDGGAIVAVGNPDTARNTVVMVPGANTTVSGKLDEQVRRATVLQRAANNVTRTPGDAAAVVWLDYDAPEIAPTAFGSAAGTGRAQEGAARLGRFAEGARAAGPANQHLTVSGHSYGSLVVGYAARDKDGLPADDVVLVGSPGVRVGAAEDLHLDPGHVWVGLAEDDVVAPVGGFVHGPLPSESSFGAQVFPTNDGGHFSYWDMKWVDGAWVPDTSLQSQADIVMGKEP